The window cggtcttgTCCGCCACTGCCTTCCTCAGTGCTGAATAAGAAAACTAAGATAAGTTTCGGCAAACTGAAATTTAACTTAAGCAAATCATGCCCCTCACGCTTACCCTTGATACGCTCCTTCTCCGCCTCCAGCTAAGCCCGTGCAGCGTCCGCCTGCTCTAGGAGCGCCGACAGGGAGGCCTCTGCGTTGTGGAGGGTGGCCCCCTGCGCCTCGAGGCCGACATCCTTATGCACCAAGACGTCGGTAAGCGTCATGACGGCCATCTCCTTgccctggagctcggcctcctttgCCTCGAGCACCTTGTCTTTTTGCTCCTGCACCACCGCATTCTGCCGCAGCTCGGTAGCCTGTGCCTCGACCTCTTGGGCCTTCCGCTCGGCTGCGGCTCTCTGCGAGTCGCGCTCGTGGCGGGCTTGGGCAAGCTCCTCCTCACGCACACGATCTCACGCCTCCAGGTCAGACACCAGGGTGTTGGCTTCGCCTATCTGCATAATGAGGCGGGCATTATCTTGCTCGAGCCAATGCACCCTGGTGTACTGCTGGGCCAGCTCGTTGCTCTTGTCGCGCGACATCTGCTTCAGCTACTGCAAGCGGGAGGACATGAGCGAAAATGACAAAAATGCAACTAGAAATGGACAAGTCACGGGATAGTCACTTACGTCGCTGACTTGGAGACTCCTCCCCTGATGGAGGTCCAGGGCAAGCGTGAGGGCGTTGTGGATCTCATCGTTGACCTTGTAATGCTCCCCCCAGGCCTTGTACTCCCACCGCTCATTATGGTCAAACACCAGGGGGATCCCGGGTTGAACCATTGCCCAGCTACCCTCGCGCTCGGGCTCCTCGGACGGCCCGGCGCCGAGGCCACCCTCGGATGCGGACACAATGCTGACGGCCATGACGGCGACCTCCCAGGGGTCCTCCACAGGCATATCCGCCACCAGCATGGCACCAGGCACGGCGGCCGCAGCGGCAACCTCCCAGGGGTCTTCGAGATGTCCCGGCGCCCCCGCCTCCGGCGTCTCCTCCGctggcacctccaccaccggcaccaccaCTGGCGCCGTCTGCACCATCGCCGCTGCTGCGGCACCCTCGTCCCCGGCCCTCGCGGGCTCAGGGGCGGGGACCTCTCCTTCTGTCTGGCTGATGGGGCACTCCGATGCATCCCCGCTAGTCTCTTCTCCTCCAGCTCCCAGCTGAgcggcgtcctccacgccgccTCGGCCGGCATCGTCTCCAGCTCCCGGCTGGGCGGCATCTTCTTTGCCGCCTCAGCCGGTGTCTTCTCCGGCATCCGGCCGGACAGCGTGCTCCTCGCTATCTCGGCTGGTCTCTCCCTTGGCGCCCGACCGAGCAGCCTCCTCTATGCTACTCTGGCCGACGTCATCTGTGTCCGTCTACGCCCGGACCGTCGTGGCTCCCCGGGCAATCACTTCCTGGTACCGCGCAACGGTATCCACCATCTGAGGCCCTCTGGTCGGGGGCTGCGCCGCTATGTGTGGCGTGGCGCTCGCCCCTGTCTTGGGAGCTTTGGTTGGCGCCAGTGGGGAAGCCACCGGGGTAGCCCTCCAGCTGAACCAAGCAGGGGAGGGAGTCGGGATCAGCGAGGACCAGAGAATCGAATAACAAACACGAAGAGCAAAACATAGGATTACTAACCTCGAAAGGGCGCCCAACTTGCGCTTGTTGGAGCCACTCCTTAGGGCTCTTGGCACCCCACCGCTTCCCGCCGATTGGTTGGGGGGCGGAGCCCCCCTGACTCACTTGcaccctcggcggcggcggccgcccgaGGGTCCCCACGCCCGCCGTAGTGGGCGCGGGCGTCGACTCGCCCACTGCCGTCACGGCGGGCGCGGGTGTAGTCTTGCCCACCGCCGTCGCGGACGCGGGCATTGCGGGCACCCTCCTACCCACCGTCGGCATGGGCGACCTCCTACCCACCGTCGGCATGGGTGACCTCgcgtccgccgccggcgtgcacaACCTTCTACCCACTGCGGGCGCGGGTAACCTCCTGCCCGCCCTCGGCGCGGGCGTCTTCTCCATCATCGCCGGCGCGGGCCCCTTCTCAACCGTCGCTAATGCCGAGGCCTCGACGCCAGCTCGTTGCTGGACCAGAGGAGGGCCTTCGGCAACCTCCGTGTCAAGGTCCTCGGACTCTGAGAAGTCCACCCCGGTGGACGACGAGCTGTACTGCTCCGGGGTGGACTCGGGCGTAGTCTGCGGCGAGAGGCCTTCCCTCTCCCGCCTCTTATTCTCCCTCTCATGGTcctccttccttttcctcttccctTCGCGGGTCGCCTTCTCCTTGTCCTTTCTCCTCTTTTCCGCCTCCGCGCGCAGGCGGTTCGCGGTGCGGATCTCGGGGAGTGGGGGGTCTGAGACGTACCCATTGTGGGTCAGTCCCTGCGAACGTGACTAGGATTAGGGAAAGGAAGGGGAGCAATGCAAAACCATCGACAGTCGAAAGCTAACTTACCAGCTGGATGTACCCCTCCCCGGGGTGCATCTTAATCGCCCAAAGCTCTGCGGCATCGGAGGGGAAGTGCGCCACCACGCTCTTCGCCCTCTAGGCAGCGGCATCGAGGGAGAGCAATTTCCTCGACATCCGCGAACCCTCGGGGATGGCCTTGGGGTTCAGCTGGTAGATCGCCAGCCTCCTCTCCATGAGGGGGagcaccctctgccggtggaagttggcGATGACGGCGGCCGCGGTCAGCCCCCGGTGCGCCAGGTGTTGCAGCGCGTCGGTGAACACCCCGAGCTTGGCCTAGAGCTCGGGGGGCGACACCCCATACCCCCATACGTCCAGCTTGTCCGTCAGGACCTTGCCGGAGTACGCCGAGAGCCGCCCGTCGTCATTATGTAGATAAAACCACGCTTTGCTCCAGTCACGGTTGTTCGGCGTCATCTTGCTGGGGATGTATAAATCGCTCATGTTCTCCCGCACGTGCAGCGTGAGGCCACCGGCACGGGCGGCCCTCCTCGGCCCTTGTTGGACACGCTCGGTGTAGAGCTCCCCGTGGAACAGGTGTACCCACAAATCCCAGTGCACCTCCACCCCCCAAGTAGCCTTCATAGACGGCGACAAAGACCGCCGCCTACGAAATGGCGTTGGGGGAGAAGTTGTGCAACTCCACCTTGTAGTGGTGGCAAAGCACATGGACGAATCGACAGGCGGGGACTTCGAACCCCTGCTCGTGCAGCCGCACTAGGCTCACGATGTAGCCgctcgggggcttcggctccctCTCCGCCGATGTTGGGGCGATCCACACCGGGCGCGACGGATCGGTGTTCGGCGGCAAGACCCCGTCGGCGACCAACGTCTTCAGGAACGCCTCGTCGGCGGTAGACCTACCCCATGGCGCCGGATCAGCTAGCGGCGCCATTGCTTCGACACGGGGAGGATGCGGGGAGAGGGATCAGACGAAGGGAAAGGTGTGcccgctcttcttcttcctcttcttcctctcactTCTCGGCTCCGAGCTCTGATGcaggggaggtggaggaggcaaGGGTGGCAAAGGCAAATGGCAAGGTAAGCCGAACGGATCCCCCGCCTCTCTTTTTTATTGCTGCGTCGGGCAGATTCTCCGCAGCGGCCCCGAATCTACCGCATTAAATACCTTAGATTTTACCGTCGCTTAC is drawn from Panicum virgatum strain AP13 chromosome 1N, P.virgatum_v5, whole genome shotgun sequence and contains these coding sequences:
- the LOC120653551 gene encoding translation initiation factor IF-2-like, with the translated sequence MHPGEGYIQLGLTHNGYVSDPPLPEIRTANRLRAEAEKRRKDKEKATREGKRKRKEDHERENKRREREGLSPQTTPESTPEQYSSSSTGVDFSESEDLDTEVAEGPPLVQQRAGVEASALATVEKGPAPAMMEKTPAPRAGRRLPAPAVGRRLCTPAADARSPMPTVGRRSPMPTVGRRVPAMPASATAVGKTTPAPAVTAVGESTPAPTTAGVGTLGRPPPPRVQPGAGDDAGRGGVEDAAQLGAGGEETSGDASECPISQTEGEVPAPEPARAGDEGAAAAAMVQTAPVVVPVVEVPAEETPEAGAPGHLEDPWEVAAAAAVPGAMLVADMPVEDPWEVAVMAVSIVSASEGGLGAGPSEEPEREGSWAMVQPGIPLVFDHNERWEYKAWGEHYKVNDEIHNALTLALDLHQGRSLQVSDLKQMSRDKSNELAQQYTRELAQARHERDSQRAAAERKAQEVEAQATELRQNAVVQEQKDKVLEAKEAELQGKEMAVMTLTDVLVHKDVGLEAQGATLHNAEASLSALLEQADAARA